One window of the Nicotiana tabacum cultivar K326 chromosome 4, ASM71507v2, whole genome shotgun sequence genome contains the following:
- the LOC107806684 gene encoding uncharacterized protein LOC107806684: MDWHQRYGLIPPYPPHKRVDGEHEYMVWYRRVTCFLIGNLVHRNGGLYVPYVGRHEALVIGLHRFYQLVLEMLQHIGDGATVVHGLGRRVVDLAAYTLRAAREDTRLGYEAAYVPHEEYHHGPHVALARDRRGLRGRGSPRGRGGQ; the protein is encoded by the exons ATGGATTGGCATCAAAGATATGGCTTAATTCCGCCATACCCTCCACATAAGCGTGTTGACGGGGAGCATGAGTACATGGTTTGGTATCGCCGTGTTACTTGCTTTCTGATCGGGAATCTTGTTCATCGCAATGGTGGTCTGTACGTTCCATACGTCGGGAGGcatgaggcactg GTTATTGGCTTACACCGTTTCTACCAGTTGGTACTGGAGATGCTACAACATATAGGTGACGGAGCAACAGTTGTGCACGGGCTTGGTCGTCGGGTTGTTGATCTTGCTGCTTACACATTGAGAGCTGCCCGAGAGGATACACGGTTAGGTTACGAGGCTGCGTATGTGCCACATGAGGAGTACCATCATGGGCCACATGTGGCCCTAGCACGTGATAGGCGTGGCCTGAGAGGAAGGGGTAGCCCACGTGGTCGTGGTGGTCAGTGA
- the LOC107806686 gene encoding uncharacterized protein LOC107806686, with protein sequence MGRGRGKGKKQSVCEDIGSGEEEKIPVRRRGRPQKPLKDEIEEEEEAEKVVVEDEDDSENIKSEAAENGKKRKRSPQVKENADSVKEENGVGTKANSNDLIKSVGFRQNGSRRKNKPRRAAEVGVECR encoded by the coding sequence ATGGGTAGAGGAAGAGGGAAGGGGAAGAAGCAATCTGTTTGCGAGGATATTGGAAGTGGCGAAGAAGAAAAGATACCTGTGAGGAGAAGGGGTAGACCACAGAAGCCATTGAAGGATGAAatagaggaggaagaagaagccGAGAAGGTAGTAGTGGAGGATGAAGACGACAGCGAGAATATAAAGAGTGAAGCTGCTGAGAATGGAAAAAAGAGGAAGAGATCTCCACAAGTCAAGGAAAATGCTGATTCAGTGAAAGAGGAAAATGGTGTTGGTACCAAAGCTAACTCGAATGATTTGATAAAATCAGTCGGATTCAGACAAAACGGGAGCAGAAGGAAAAACAAGCCTAGACGTGCTGCTGAAGTTGGTGTTGAGTGCAGATGA